One Phaseolus vulgaris cultivar G19833 chromosome 4, P. vulgaris v2.0, whole genome shotgun sequence DNA window includes the following coding sequences:
- the LOC137838330 gene encoding uncharacterized protein: MWQRRELDRVNLAASQSRNEELDRVNEELRKALQAQKERVAEERVAPPPSPPRTFPMPFSSEIISAVVPPSLVGVKASFTGVEDPETHLTTFQTQMMLSGGSDAVYCKLFMSTLSGIALEWAPPVVSYDLFDVRQNQGKALRDYLSRFGAQVVRLPSKDEDMLVHAFKKGVMPGPFSESLIRNHPSTFAEIRRRAVAHIVAETEVSEKRGSAAPTKSRGGPSRSQQPMRVHEAKEGKKAQGKPRPYEPRKDQGRGRARESNAPPRFDFVVELAELIAIPAIAARLRAPEKTDRVLGRKKNVWCEFHQAYGHSLHSCLALGHQLAELVKSGFLSDYLR; this comes from the exons ATGTGGCAGCGTCGAGAGTTGGACAGAGTGAATTTGGCTGCATCACAAAGCAGAAACGAGGAGTTGGACAGAGTGAATGAAGAGTTGCGCAAGGCGCTGCAAGCGCAGAAGGAACGCGTAGCGGAGGAAAGAGTGGCGCCACCGCCGTCTCCCCCCAGGACTTTTCCCATGCCTTTCTCATCTGAGATTATAAGCGCAGTGGTGCCACCAAGCTTGGTGGGGGTGAAAGCCTCGTTTACCGGggtggaggacccagagacgcatcTGACAACGTTTCAaacccagatgatgctctctGGGGGCTCGGATGCGGTGTAttgcaagctgttcatgagcaccctgagcgGAATCGCCTTGGAGTG GGCACCCCCAGTGGTGTCGTATGACTTGTTTGACGTGCGACAAAACCAAGGTAAagccctcagggactaccttaGTCGTTTTGGAGCTCAAGTGGTGAGGCTGCctagcaaagatgaagatatgctggtgcatgcgTTCAAGAAAGGGGTTATGCCGGGCCCTTTCAGTGAATCTTTGATAAGAAATCACCCCAGCACCTTTGCGGAGATTAGGCGTCGTGCTGTGGCGCACATCGTAGCAGAGACGGAGGTTTCTGAAAAGAGGGGAAGCGCGGCCCCGACCAAGTCGCGCGGAGGACCGAGCAGGTCTCAGCAGCcgatgagggtgcatgaggccaaggaagGAAAGAAGGCTCAGGGGAAGCCTCGCCCTTACGAGCCTAGGAAGGACCAGGGCAGGGGGCGCGCGAGGGAGAGTAACGCGCCCCCCAGGTTTgactttgtggtggaattgGCGGAGCTGATCGCCATTCCAGCCATAGCGGCACGGTTGCGAGCACCAGAGAAGACTGACAGGGTGCTTGGAAGGAAAAAGAAcgtgtggtgtgagtttcaccaggcgtATGGCCACTCACTCCACTCTTGTTTGGCATTGGGACACCAACTCGCGGAGTTGGTAAAAAGTGGCTTTCTGAGCGATTACTTGCGGTAG